TGCGGGTTGATAGACGGGGTGGCGCGTTGCCATTTGTAGGGCTCTAACACAGTGGGCGGGCGCTATAAAACATGCATCACGTTGTCCGGGTGCCAGGGCATCAGCATCAGCTCCCCAGAACGAATCCTGCGGCGTCGCCGCGGGCTCGCGGTAGCGCTGCTACAGCTTCGCCTTTGCTCCTTGCAGGGCTTCGCCCTGGTAGCATCAGCTCCCCAGGACGAATCCTGCGGCGTCGCCGCGGGCTCGCGGTAGCGCTGCTACAGCTTCGCCTTTGCTCCTTGCAGGGCTTCGCCCTGGTAGCATCAGCTCCCCAGGACGAATCCTGCGGCGTCGCCGCGGGCTCGCGGTAGCGCTGCTACAGCTTCGCCTTTGCTCCTTGCAGGGCTTCGCCCTGGAGAGCTGATGATCTGGTGGTACGCGTTAGAATAAGGTCCTGTACAGGTGCCAGGCGTTCGATCAGATGCCAAGAAGGCGTCGGATCGCATCGAGGAAAAATCCGGCGACGGCCTCGGCCGGCGATCGGTGGCGCTGGCGAGCGGCGGGGTTTTTCTCGAAGAAGTAGGTGCCGCGTCCCTCGAAAAGATCGACGACCAGGGGTTCGCGCTCGGGGTCGAGGAGGTAGGGCAGGAAGGTGGCGGCGCGGCGCGTGCTGTAGCTCAAGCGAGTGTCGAAGCCGAGGACGTTGGGCTGGCGTTTTTCGGCGCGGGAGGAGGGGGAGGTCAGCGTGTGGGCGCTGACGTCGCCGTAGCCCTCCAGGATGAGCGAGCCGGTGCCGCTGAAGATCAGAAAACGCACCTGGGAGGTGGCCCAGGCGTGCAGGTTGAAGAGGCGCCAGCGGGCTTCGATGCGGATGTCGCCGCGCACCGCGACCACGCGCGAGGCGCGAAAGACAAGGCCGGGGTGATCGTGCAGATCGACGCGCATCAGGTAGGCGTCGGCGTCGTGGGGGGAGCCCAGGAGGACTTCGCGGGGAGTCTCAATTTCGGGAGTTCGGGTGTCGGATTTGCCAGTGTTTTCAGGGGCTTGGGTGCCATCGAGTCGGGTGAGTAAGGTCAGCCCGGAGATAAACGAGATGTTGGGGGCGCGCCGGTCGAAGAAGAGGGCGGTGGAGGCGCCCTGGCGGTCCGATAAGATGTAGCCGGGCCGAGCCAGCAGGCGTTCGCCGGGGGAGAGGGGCAGGGTGAGGGTGCGTTCGGCCGAGGTACAGCGAAGTTGGGGGGAGGCTTCGGGGCCGTCTTCGTCGCTTGCCGGAAGGGGGGGAGCAAGTTGGACCTGGCGAGCGCGGGTCAAAAGCGGGAGCCCGACAAAATACCAGAGGGTGCGGCGGATGTAGGGGGAGAGCGCGATGAGCAGGGCCAGGCCAAGCAGGCCCGGCCAGCGTTTTTGGAACTCGAGCACAAGCCAGCGCTCGCGGCGAAGGCGCTCTTCTTCGGCCTGGTAGCTGCGGGCCTGCGCGAGCAGGGCGGTGCGGGAGGCTTCGAGCTCGGCCAGCGCGGCGTTGCTCTCTTGAAGGTGGGCCTCAAGCTCGGCGGTGGAGGCGTTGAGGCGTTCTTCGGCGCGGGTGCGGAAGCGGGCGGCGTCCTGGCGAGCGCGGGTCTCGATCTGGCGGGCGCTGCGCGCGACGGCCTGGCGTTGCAGGGCGGCGGAGGCCTCCAGGCGCTCGATCTGGGCGCGCAGGGTGCGGCACGTCCACCAGTCCACCGGGTTGAGGCTTGCGCAGTAGCGGGCCTCCATGCGGCGCGTGCTTTGTTCGACGGCGCGGCGTGACTCGGCGACGGTGCGGCGCGTCTCCTGGGCCTGGTTGTGGGCGGCCATGGCGATGCGGTTGAGTTCTTTACGGGTCTCCTCCTCCCAGGCGGCGCGGGCGAGTTCGCGCTGACGATCGAGGGCCACAATCCGGGCCTGGTGCGTGGTGGCGAGCCCCAGCTGTCGGGCGGCCTCGACGATGTCGCGCTCGCGGGCGTTTTGAAGCTCGTGAAGGCGCTGCGGGGTCTCGACGACCTGGCGAAGATGCGGTCCGGCCTGCCCCATCACCAGCGCGCCGGCAAAGAGCAGCAGCATCAGCCCGCCCACGATCAGCAGGGCTTTGAGCAGCGCGGCGGTCAGGGCGGCAAAAAGGCGCATGGCGGCGTCTTCCGGGCGTTGAGGGGGCGGAGGGCGAAGTTCGGGCGATAGGGGGGAAAGGTCTGGCGAGTGGGCTGGCGAGTTCAGAACATCGGGCGCCCACCCCGATCATCCCGCCGGCTTGAAACACCGCGGGTGTCGATCTTTTTAATCAGGGGCAAGTGGTTGAAAATGCTGGGTTTTATGTGCGGCAGAAGCGCGCCGAGGGCGCGTCGATCTGACCGTCGCAGGATTCGCCTTCTGCCGGGCAATTAAAATCGTTGACGCAGACGCGCTGGCAGGAGGCCTCCAGGCCTGCGCGCGGTCGCACGCAGATCGTGCCTGCCTCACACACGCCCAGACTTCCCCCGCAGGGCGCACCGGCCTCGATCAACCCCGCGCGTCCGCAAAACGCGCCGCGCTCGCCAGTTTCGGGGTGGGTGCGCACGACGCAGTCAGCATTGGCCGGGCAGTCCTGCTGGAGAAGATCGCAGGGGGTGGCGGCCGGCTCGCAGGTGCCCAGCGCGTCGTGGCCGGGAAGCGTGCCGGAGCACCACTGGTGTTCGGGACAACTCTCAAGCTCGCTGGCGTCGCAGGCGATGCGGCAATGCGGCTCATCTTCGCCGGCGGAGCGCTTGCACACCAATCCCGCCCCGCAGTCGATATGCACCTCACAGGGCTCGCCGTCGCCGCGGGTGTCGTGGAGCAGCGCGCAGCGCGGCGCGTCGTCGGCCGAGGCGCCGGGCACGCAGGCGGTGGGGCCGGTCTGGCGTGTGGGGCAGTCCTGGGCGAGCAGGTCGCAGGTCGGGGGGAAGGGCTCTTCCGAGGGGCCGGCGTCGGGGAGGGCGGCGTCGTCGAGGCCCGCGTCGGGCAAGGGGCCGAGCGGCACGTCGGTGTCGGCGCAGGCCGTGGCGAGCATAAGGCTGGCAAGCAGCGCGAGGATCGCAGCCAGGGGGCGTCGTCGAAGAGCGGGCGTAAGGGATGTGGGGGTTCTGTTCATAGGTGGAGCGTAGCGCATCCCCGCATCAGGACAAAGCCTGCGGCGTTGCTGCGGGCTCGCGGTAGCGCTGCTACAGCTTCGCCCTGGCTCCTTGCAGGACTTCGCCCTGCTGCGTGGATGGTTGGGAGTTATTCGTAGTGTCCTTGCCGGCCTTTGCTCTGTTGCGTGGCTGGTGGGG
The nucleotide sequence above comes from Lujinxingia vulgaris. Encoded proteins:
- a CDS encoding AIM24 family protein, with translation MRLFAALTAALLKALLIVGGLMLLLFAGALVMGQAGPHLRQVVETPQRLHELQNARERDIVEAARQLGLATTHQARIVALDRQRELARAAWEEETRKELNRIAMAAHNQAQETRRTVAESRRAVEQSTRRMEARYCASLNPVDWWTCRTLRAQIERLEASAALQRQAVARSARQIETRARQDAARFRTRAEERLNASTAELEAHLQESNAALAELEASRTALLAQARSYQAEEERLRRERWLVLEFQKRWPGLLGLALLIALSPYIRRTLWYFVGLPLLTRARQVQLAPPLPASDEDGPEASPQLRCTSAERTLTLPLSPGERLLARPGYILSDRQGASTALFFDRRAPNISFISGLTLLTRLDGTQAPENTGKSDTRTPEIETPREVLLGSPHDADAYLMRVDLHDHPGLVFRASRVVAVRGDIRIEARWRLFNLHAWATSQVRFLIFSGTGSLILEGYGDVSAHTLTSPSSRAEKRQPNVLGFDTRLSYSTRRAATFLPYLLDPEREPLVVDLFEGRGTYFFEKNPAARQRHRSPAEAVAGFFLDAIRRLLGI